Proteins encoded in a region of the Burkholderia ubonensis subsp. mesacidophila genome:
- a CDS encoding Lrp/AsnC family transcriptional regulator — MAQVELDAIDRRILAILQENGRLSNQEIAERVNLSPSPCLRRIRRLEEIGVITGYVALLDPQKLGLDLLAYVSVRLEKRGGLAPVRADETPARAGATHAELFRAAVQTWPEVVACHAMTGDMDYLLRVQVEDMAHFSRFVQEQLLHHPSVIDVKTSFSLECFKETTALPIRSIR, encoded by the coding sequence ATGGCGCAAGTGGAATTGGATGCCATCGATCGGCGGATTCTCGCGATTCTTCAGGAGAACGGCCGCCTGTCGAACCAGGAGATCGCCGAGCGCGTGAACCTGTCGCCGAGCCCGTGCCTGCGGCGGATCCGGCGGCTCGAGGAGATCGGCGTGATCACCGGCTACGTTGCGCTGCTCGATCCGCAGAAGCTCGGGCTCGACCTGCTCGCGTACGTCAGCGTGCGGCTCGAGAAGCGGGGCGGGCTCGCGCCGGTCCGCGCGGACGAGACGCCGGCACGCGCCGGCGCGACGCATGCGGAGCTGTTCCGCGCGGCGGTGCAGACCTGGCCGGAGGTGGTCGCCTGCCATGCGATGACGGGGGACATGGATTACCTGCTGCGGGTGCAGGTCGAGGACATGGCGCACTTCTCCCGCTTCGTGCAGGAGCAACTGCTGCACCATCCGTCGGTGATCGACGTGAAGACGAGCTTTTCGCTCGAGTGCTTCAAGGAGACGACGGCGCTGCCGATCCGGTCGATTCGGTAG